The following coding sequences are from one Myxococcus guangdongensis window:
- a CDS encoding EH signature domain-containing protein: MDLDAWLTKVQERQRTALAGLGTFQQQVERGLQQLQSSLDESQRRMDEREPGRVQRMVASLDVDGLLEKMNGRRYSELSPRERRVVPSFWRKVQPVRMAEFLEQFPDGWSRLVRQRLRDWCLADADSMHLREWTGLTRRCPKDLPSLRWRLPVPIELALEPEGPRSVAAGWGAHPLREVVSLLGQAGLRPSIGYAGHVVAEHLLRQCVAREDVSESLLFLVDSQEGRAWLPGVSGGGSVLGAPVEARVAVVATLLECRARGRVGKDVQARVEERLVARDSVFGDPRLSTLTEAWSAVRKCSKQAFDAFLSALIQQDLEFFFEKAMNERDRHAFWLRYLGVIQSTTCWLAPDTYDALQRSVRTLPLEQQAAFRRARRLAKGDVSAFCLRFSEYSVVEFSDTGNATYVYGHSVFSGRVLGGGVESANDLKVRREAKDRLHHHSNWEPRFEQALLELGIERKPPGPKRSS, encoded by the coding sequence ATGGACCTGGACGCATGGCTGACGAAGGTGCAGGAGCGGCAGCGCACCGCGCTCGCCGGGCTCGGCACGTTCCAGCAGCAGGTGGAGCGCGGGCTGCAACAGCTTCAGTCCAGCCTGGACGAATCGCAGCGGCGCATGGATGAAAGGGAGCCAGGACGCGTCCAGCGGATGGTCGCTTCGCTCGATGTAGACGGGTTGCTCGAGAAGATGAATGGCAGGCGCTACTCGGAGTTGAGCCCGCGTGAACGACGCGTCGTGCCTTCGTTCTGGCGGAAGGTCCAGCCCGTGCGCATGGCGGAGTTCCTGGAGCAGTTTCCAGACGGTTGGTCTCGGCTCGTGAGGCAACGGCTTCGCGACTGGTGTCTGGCGGATGCGGATTCCATGCACCTGCGAGAATGGACGGGGTTGACCCGGCGCTGTCCGAAGGACTTGCCTTCGCTGCGGTGGCGTCTTCCGGTGCCCATTGAGCTTGCGCTCGAGCCAGAGGGGCCGAGAAGCGTCGCGGCGGGTTGGGGAGCCCATCCGCTGCGGGAGGTGGTGTCGCTGCTAGGGCAGGCGGGACTGCGCCCCTCGATTGGCTACGCGGGACATGTCGTCGCGGAGCACCTGTTGCGACAGTGCGTCGCTCGCGAGGACGTGTCGGAGTCCCTGCTGTTCCTGGTTGATTCTCAGGAGGGGCGGGCGTGGCTGCCGGGCGTGAGTGGCGGAGGGAGTGTCCTGGGCGCTCCGGTGGAGGCGCGCGTCGCCGTCGTCGCGACACTGCTGGAGTGTCGTGCGCGAGGGCGCGTCGGCAAGGACGTGCAGGCCCGCGTCGAGGAGCGGCTCGTCGCGAGGGACAGCGTCTTCGGGGACCCGCGACTGTCCACCCTGACGGAGGCGTGGAGCGCCGTTCGCAAGTGCTCGAAGCAGGCGTTCGATGCGTTCTTGTCGGCGCTCATCCAGCAGGACCTCGAGTTCTTCTTCGAGAAAGCGATGAACGAACGGGACCGGCATGCCTTTTGGTTGCGCTACCTGGGCGTCATCCAATCGACGACCTGCTGGCTGGCGCCGGATACCTACGACGCGTTGCAGAGGAGCGTCAGAACGCTCCCCCTGGAGCAGCAAGCCGCGTTCAGGAGGGCGAGGCGCTTGGCGAAAGGTGACGTGAGCGCCTTCTGTTTGCGGTTCAGCGAGTACTCGGTGGTCGAATTCTCCGACACAGGGAATGCGACGTATGTTTATGGGCACAGTGTCTTCAGTGGCAGGGTGCTGGGAGGCGGGGTGGAGAGCGCGAATGACCTCAAGGTCCGGCGTGAGGCGAAGGACCGGTTGCATCATCATTCGAACTGGGAGCCTCGGTTCGAGCAGGCGCTTCTGGAGTTGGGCATCGAGCGCAAGCCCCCGGGGCCGAAGCGCTCGTCTTGA
- a CDS encoding MSCRAMM family protein, whose protein sequence is MLRSFVVAIILGVLVVCVALVSNERSTTQAAMLPVRELTATPPDEAPSTLGASEEPLEGAQQHPASAVLLEGIILDEDDQPVTAATVVAMTPPRLMKAVARPTGELDPVEQVGGVTQWFGDYASDRFEMEVDDAGRFVLEVAQAGSHFLVASAEGFVVTRVDVSAPAKDLRLVLRAGGQVEGTVVSATGIALPDVNLFLFADGIQTHVAESKSDEQGRFQLHTVLPGRYKLAAVFDTGAPHRVSRVIDVRPSEPTTVTLRMDTGRSVSGTVVDEANRPVAHAEVSARSDPEAHAELYERERGPRVSASSARTDDSGRFTVHHLLPGTCLLSVEKPGYVQREHDGEDSQRTVVAGATDVTLVMRYQGSIRGRLRRSDGSPITRFSINDEPIEHDDGAFRLPLQQPGMTWLTLEAPDLLRTVREVPVEPGQDVDLGDLVLDAGLRIRGRVLDTRTSAPIEGAKVAVRHTQAGSEGIAAPELASAKTDATGAFALAPVEAGSLRLDVSRSGCLPLRSSLRVSEEPLELRLSSGARVTGTVKDREGRPANVVLRVFPLGDHPGHSPTSVQVRDGTFDVAGLEPGEYAFKVLSVHDSLGSVWSERRSGRYVPRRVTLAPEEQRVLQLQEREGRSSLRLRMPRFTGVTPEDVAPHAAVLIPGTVPQVRTYSRFERLMREQGVPGPPKPSSAEVVYDALPAGRYTYVLVGKRPQGGAYLVHTEVLEVPEAQGVTRDLQPVWTPITHIIL, encoded by the coding sequence ATGCTCAGGTCATTCGTGGTGGCGATCATCCTCGGCGTCCTTGTCGTGTGCGTGGCGCTCGTCTCGAATGAGCGCTCGACGACGCAGGCGGCGATGCTCCCGGTGCGGGAGCTCACCGCGACACCGCCGGACGAAGCGCCGTCGACCCTTGGCGCGTCCGAGGAACCTCTCGAGGGCGCCCAGCAGCACCCAGCCTCCGCTGTCCTCCTGGAGGGCATCATCCTCGACGAGGACGACCAGCCAGTGACGGCGGCCACGGTGGTCGCGATGACACCCCCCCGACTGATGAAGGCTGTCGCCCGACCCACCGGTGAGTTGGACCCCGTGGAACAGGTGGGGGGAGTGACGCAGTGGTTCGGAGACTACGCCTCCGACCGGTTCGAGATGGAGGTCGACGACGCGGGCCGCTTCGTCCTCGAGGTGGCCCAGGCGGGGTCGCACTTCCTCGTCGCCTCGGCGGAGGGCTTCGTCGTCACGCGCGTGGACGTCTCGGCGCCAGCCAAGGACCTCCGGCTCGTCCTGCGCGCCGGTGGGCAGGTGGAGGGCACCGTGGTCAGCGCCACGGGAATCGCACTCCCGGACGTGAATCTCTTCCTGTTCGCCGATGGCATCCAGACCCATGTCGCCGAGAGCAAGAGCGATGAACAGGGGCGCTTCCAACTGCACACCGTGCTGCCTGGCCGATACAAACTCGCGGCGGTCTTCGACACGGGCGCGCCGCATCGGGTGTCGCGTGTCATTGATGTCCGTCCCTCGGAGCCGACGACGGTGACCTTGCGGATGGACACCGGTCGCTCCGTGTCCGGCACCGTGGTGGACGAAGCCAACCGCCCCGTGGCTCACGCCGAGGTGTCGGCCCGGTCGGACCCGGAAGCCCACGCCGAACTGTACGAGCGAGAGCGCGGCCCGCGGGTGTCGGCTTCGTCCGCGCGCACGGATGACTCGGGGCGCTTCACGGTCCACCACCTGTTACCAGGAACATGCCTCCTCTCCGTCGAGAAGCCTGGCTACGTGCAGCGTGAGCACGACGGCGAGGACTCCCAGCGCACCGTCGTGGCGGGTGCGACGGACGTGACGCTGGTGATGCGCTATCAGGGCAGCATCCGGGGACGGCTCCGGCGCTCGGACGGCTCGCCCATCACCCGCTTCAGCATCAACGACGAGCCCATCGAGCACGACGACGGGGCCTTCCGGCTCCCCCTCCAGCAACCGGGCATGACCTGGCTGACGCTCGAAGCGCCGGACCTGCTGCGCACCGTCCGCGAGGTGCCAGTCGAGCCCGGTCAGGACGTGGACCTGGGTGACCTCGTCCTCGACGCAGGGCTTCGCATACGAGGGCGGGTGCTGGACACGAGGACCTCCGCTCCCATCGAGGGCGCGAAGGTCGCCGTCCGGCACACGCAGGCCGGCTCCGAGGGCATCGCGGCGCCCGAGCTGGCGAGCGCGAAGACGGACGCGACAGGTGCCTTCGCGCTCGCTCCAGTGGAGGCCGGCTCGCTGCGCTTGGACGTCTCGCGCTCCGGCTGTCTACCCCTGCGAAGCTCGCTGCGCGTGAGCGAGGAGCCGCTGGAGCTGCGCCTCTCCTCGGGTGCGCGAGTGACGGGCACCGTGAAGGACCGTGAGGGGCGGCCCGCGAACGTGGTGTTGCGAGTATTTCCCCTGGGGGACCACCCGGGCCACTCGCCCACCAGCGTGCAGGTCCGGGACGGCACCTTCGATGTGGCTGGGCTGGAGCCCGGGGAGTACGCCTTCAAGGTCCTCTCCGTGCACGACTCCCTGGGGAGCGTCTGGTCGGAGAGGCGCTCTGGCCGCTATGTCCCCCGCAGGGTGACGCTGGCGCCCGAGGAGCAGCGGGTGCTCCAACTCCAGGAGCGGGAGGGGCGCTCCTCGCTGCGTCTGCGCATGCCCCGCTTCACGGGTGTCACCCCCGAGGATGTCGCTCCTCACGCAGCCGTGCTCATCCCGGGGACCGTTCCGCAGGTGCGCACCTATTCACGCTTCGAGCGGCTCATGCGCGAGCAGGGCGTGCCCGGCCCGCCGAAGCCGTCCTCTGCCGAAGTCGTCTACGACGCGCTGCCCGCGGGCCGTTACACGTACGTGCTCGTCGGAAAGCGTCCCCAGGGAGGCGCCTACCTCGTGCACACCGAAGTGCTGGAGGTGCCCGAGGCCCAGGGCGTGACCCGGGACCTCCAGCCCGTCTGGACGCCCATCACACACATCATCCTCTGA
- a CDS encoding ABC transporter substrate-binding protein produces the protein MSGRLVKLWGCVGLLLAASACSRQKEEPPQGAQAGTPAPQKAALAKVKLALNWVPEPEFGGFYAARESGAFTRHGLDVDILGGGAGAPVPQMVAMGKAEFGISGADEIITARARGLDVIPLFAVYQTSPHAIMAHASRGAKGIKDVLSSGTVALEPGLSYVAFLKKKYSFDKVKVVPYDGGVARFLADKDFAQQCFVTAEPIAAKRQGATPAVFLVADEGFNPYIAVVITRKQYWKEHPEQVKAFVAAVREGWRTYLDNPGPTNAVMGKLNTTMDAETFAAAAEAQKPLIETEETRTRGLGMMKRERWEQLSQQLVELGIIDKVPAVDEYLLPEFNGARE, from the coding sequence GTGAGCGGACGTCTCGTGAAGCTGTGGGGGTGCGTGGGGCTGCTGTTGGCCGCGAGCGCCTGTTCGCGTCAGAAGGAGGAGCCCCCCCAGGGCGCCCAGGCGGGCACCCCGGCGCCGCAGAAGGCCGCGTTGGCCAAGGTGAAGCTGGCGCTCAACTGGGTGCCGGAGCCGGAGTTCGGCGGGTTCTACGCGGCGCGCGAGTCGGGGGCCTTCACCCGTCACGGGCTCGACGTGGACATCCTGGGCGGCGGCGCGGGCGCGCCGGTGCCGCAGATGGTGGCCATGGGCAAGGCGGAGTTCGGCATCAGCGGCGCGGATGAAATCATCACCGCGCGCGCCCGGGGCCTGGATGTGATTCCGCTGTTCGCGGTGTACCAGACGTCGCCGCACGCCATCATGGCCCACGCGTCTCGTGGGGCGAAGGGCATCAAGGACGTGTTGTCCTCGGGCACGGTGGCGCTGGAGCCGGGCCTCTCCTACGTGGCCTTCCTGAAGAAGAAGTACAGCTTCGACAAGGTGAAGGTGGTGCCCTACGACGGAGGCGTGGCGCGCTTCCTCGCGGACAAGGACTTCGCCCAGCAGTGCTTCGTCACCGCGGAGCCCATCGCCGCGAAGCGGCAGGGCGCCACGCCGGCCGTGTTCCTGGTGGCCGACGAGGGCTTCAATCCGTACATCGCCGTGGTCATCACCCGGAAGCAGTACTGGAAGGAGCATCCCGAGCAGGTGAAGGCGTTCGTGGCGGCGGTGCGGGAGGGCTGGCGCACGTATCTGGACAACCCGGGGCCGACCAACGCGGTGATGGGCAAGCTGAACACGACGATGGACGCGGAGACGTTCGCCGCCGCGGCCGAGGCCCAGAAGCCGCTCATCGAGACCGAGGAGACGCGGACCCGGGGCCTGGGGATGATGAAGCGCGAGCGGTGGGAGCAGCTCTCCCAGCAGCTCGTGGAGCTGGGCATCATCGACAAGGTCCCCGCCGTGGATGAGTACCTGCTGCCGGAGTTCAACGGCGCGCGGGAGTGA
- a CDS encoding ABC transporter permease: protein MNRPALRAALPPLVALVVLLTLWEGTVRLFEIPVWLVPPPSAVGTAGAREAGALLGAALTTGRAALVGFGLSAVLGVLVAVLLASSRMVERALYPYTLFLQTVPIVAIAPLLVLWFGPGPRAVAVSSFIVSLFPVIANTLTGLRSVEPALRDMFRLYGAGRFATLWKLELPAALPHLFTGLKIASGLSVIGAIVGEFVAGFSEGSAGLGILVLSAYRQLRTDLLFAAVLAASGLGLVLFGAVSLTGARLLRRWHPSAQGN, encoded by the coding sequence GTGAACCGCCCGGCCCTTCGCGCGGCGCTGCCTCCGCTGGTGGCGCTCGTCGTGCTGCTGACGCTCTGGGAAGGCACGGTGCGCCTCTTCGAGATTCCAGTCTGGCTGGTGCCGCCGCCCTCGGCCGTGGGGACGGCGGGAGCCCGGGAGGCGGGCGCGCTCCTCGGCGCGGCGCTCACCACGGGACGCGCGGCCCTGGTGGGCTTCGGGTTGAGCGCGGTGCTGGGCGTGCTCGTGGCCGTGCTGCTGGCGTCCTCACGGATGGTGGAGCGCGCGCTCTACCCGTACACGCTCTTCCTGCAGACGGTGCCCATCGTGGCCATCGCGCCGCTGCTGGTGTTGTGGTTCGGCCCGGGCCCTCGCGCCGTCGCGGTGTCGTCCTTCATCGTCTCGTTGTTCCCGGTCATCGCCAACACGCTCACCGGGCTGCGCTCGGTGGAGCCGGCGCTGCGGGACATGTTCCGGCTGTATGGCGCCGGACGCTTCGCCACGCTGTGGAAGCTGGAGCTGCCCGCGGCGCTGCCGCACCTGTTCACCGGGTTGAAGATTGCCTCGGGCCTGTCGGTCATCGGCGCCATCGTCGGCGAGTTCGTCGCAGGCTTCTCCGAGGGCTCGGCGGGGCTGGGAATCCTGGTGCTGTCCGCGTACCGTCAGCTGCGCACGGACCTGTTGTTCGCGGCGGTGCTGGCGGCGTCGGGGTTGGGGCTGGTGTTGTTCGGGGCGGTGAGCCTGACCGGGGCCCGGCTGCTGCGGCGCTGGCACCCGTCGGCGCAGGGGAATTGA
- a CDS encoding ABC transporter ATP-binding protein, translating to MKVEGLRRAFPGDLAVLSGLDLEVAPGSFVALLGPSGCGKSTLLRLVAGLDRAEAGHITFTPTLERTHGERAPIAYVFQDAHLLPWRSVLDNAALPLELTGVPRPERQAAARAVLEQVGLGDATERHPAELSGGMRMRVSLARALVTRPRLLLLDEPFAALDELTRGRLDDQLRALWRQLGMTVLFVTHSLSEAAYLAERAVVLSRRPARVVLDRTLELPAERGADLRTEASFAREARLLHEALEQGERW from the coding sequence GTGAAGGTCGAGGGCCTGCGCCGCGCCTTCCCGGGTGACCTCGCCGTGCTGTCGGGGCTGGACCTGGAAGTAGCGCCCGGCTCGTTCGTGGCGCTGCTCGGGCCCTCTGGCTGTGGCAAGTCCACGCTGCTGCGGCTGGTGGCCGGGTTGGACCGCGCGGAGGCCGGGCACATCACCTTCACGCCGACGCTGGAGCGCACCCACGGTGAGCGCGCGCCCATCGCGTACGTGTTCCAGGACGCGCACCTGCTGCCGTGGCGCTCGGTGTTGGACAACGCGGCGCTGCCGCTGGAGCTGACCGGCGTACCCCGGCCGGAGCGACAGGCCGCCGCGCGCGCGGTGCTCGAGCAGGTGGGCCTGGGCGACGCCACGGAGCGCCATCCGGCCGAGCTGTCCGGCGGCATGCGCATGCGCGTGTCCCTGGCGCGCGCGCTCGTCACCCGGCCCCGGCTGCTGCTCCTGGACGAGCCCTTCGCGGCGTTGGACGAGCTGACGCGCGGCCGGCTCGATGACCAACTCCGCGCGCTGTGGCGCCAGTTGGGGATGACGGTGCTCTTCGTCACCCACTCCCTCTCCGAGGCCGCCTACCTGGCCGAGCGGGCCGTGGTGCTGTCGCGGCGCCCCGCGCGCGTGGTGCTGGACCGGACGCTGGAGCTGCCCGCCGAGCGCGGCGCGGACCTGCGCACCGAGGCCTCCTTCGCGCGCGAGGCCCGCCTGCTCCACGAGGCCCTGGAACAAGGAGAGCGCTGGTGA
- a CDS encoding carboxylesterase family protein → MRIFRRAMPGLPMFAVVSLLLQVWGVSEAEAAERRFLVDFGDGPTATPGWNNLHFGSTGSSLNNLVDSAGVGSGLSLQITDGFWQGWTGAYNGGGTTASTVYPASATRDTFFIGTNEGTTDTQAQVRLSGLAINGTYSLRFYASRMAGDTADRTTRYAVGAQAVELQATNNIDGVVQLTNLVPSNGALDITVTMKPGAIFGYLGVLEVIEQDGGVVVNQPPVVNAGADRTVPLPTNTVALQQSFSDPEGQATTFVWTQVSGPTTARLYQNPWTPLVASNLAQGTYVFRLTVTDALGASASDDVSVSVVPSTGSGTPFLRTLTEKSVTASGKVIHYYESLPRGYNTDPNRKWPVIVFHHGVGEKGSTPESLPSVLGNMTLVRDNVPLEFDINGVTESFIVLIPQLHGNYGDWQDFFTQAMIDSAKTNLRTDADRVYLMGFSLGAFHTWSFPQRSDTNARQIAAIVPFSGGRVYSVNGVSQICRLATSKVPVWTFHAADDGTVHVSYTDAAVNGLNGCSPAPDPAPRYTRPATGNHWIIGSGASPTQPPANNIYHWMLSHRRVSTPPPVTQRTLTPRTTTVPKLWNAQLGYYESLPRGYDANPSRQWPLLVFLHGMGERGNGTTELSRVLRHGVPAQINAGHPLEFTVNGVTESFVVLAPQLGESGSSWHPYLVERLLDVAQTSYRINPKRVYLTGVSLGGFGTTAFVELSLANAQRIAAIAPTDGAHYGGIVWTPDLDNVTTNACYLAQADVKVWQFYGKNDGDWAWTASDFVTRLNACAPPSPTLVTRYDDLGHAAYTRAYYTDHTYHSPNLYEWLLAQQRP, encoded by the coding sequence ATGCGTATCTTCCGCCGGGCCATGCCCGGACTTCCCATGTTCGCGGTGGTCTCACTGCTCCTGCAGGTCTGGGGCGTCTCCGAGGCCGAGGCCGCCGAGCGGCGCTTCCTGGTCGACTTCGGTGACGGGCCCACGGCCACGCCGGGGTGGAACAACCTCCACTTCGGCTCCACCGGCTCTTCGTTGAACAACCTGGTGGACAGCGCGGGCGTGGGCTCGGGGCTGTCGCTCCAGATAACGGACGGGTTCTGGCAGGGGTGGACGGGCGCCTACAACGGCGGCGGCACCACCGCGAGCACCGTCTATCCCGCGTCGGCCACGCGGGACACGTTCTTCATCGGCACCAACGAGGGGACGACGGACACGCAGGCGCAGGTCCGCCTCTCCGGGCTGGCCATCAACGGCACCTACTCGCTGCGCTTCTATGCGTCGCGGATGGCGGGTGACACGGCGGACCGGACGACGCGCTATGCGGTGGGCGCGCAGGCGGTGGAGTTGCAGGCGACCAACAACATCGACGGCGTGGTGCAGCTGACGAACCTGGTGCCCTCGAACGGCGCGCTGGACATCACCGTGACGATGAAGCCCGGCGCCATCTTCGGCTACCTGGGCGTGCTCGAGGTCATCGAGCAGGACGGCGGCGTGGTGGTGAACCAGCCGCCCGTGGTGAACGCGGGGGCCGACCGCACCGTGCCGCTGCCCACCAACACGGTGGCGCTGCAGCAGTCCTTCTCCGACCCGGAGGGGCAGGCCACCACCTTCGTGTGGACGCAGGTCTCCGGTCCCACCACGGCCCGGCTGTACCAGAACCCCTGGACTCCGCTCGTCGCGAGCAACCTGGCGCAGGGCACCTACGTCTTCCGGCTCACGGTGACGGATGCCCTGGGCGCGAGCGCGTCCGATGACGTGAGCGTGTCCGTGGTGCCGAGCACGGGGAGCGGCACGCCCTTCCTGCGCACCCTCACGGAGAAGTCCGTCACGGCGAGCGGCAAGGTCATCCACTACTACGAGTCACTGCCTCGCGGGTACAACACGGACCCGAACCGCAAGTGGCCGGTCATCGTCTTCCACCACGGCGTCGGCGAGAAGGGCAGCACCCCCGAGTCGCTGCCGAGCGTCCTCGGCAACATGACGCTCGTGCGGGACAACGTGCCGCTGGAGTTCGACATCAACGGCGTCACCGAGTCCTTCATCGTCCTGATTCCGCAGCTCCACGGGAACTACGGCGACTGGCAGGACTTCTTCACGCAGGCGATGATCGACTCGGCGAAGACGAACCTCCGGACCGACGCGGACCGCGTGTACCTGATGGGCTTCTCGCTGGGCGCGTTCCACACCTGGAGCTTCCCGCAGCGCTCGGACACGAACGCCCGGCAGATCGCCGCCATCGTTCCCTTCTCGGGCGGACGCGTCTACAGCGTGAACGGCGTGTCTCAAATCTGCCGGCTGGCCACCTCGAAGGTGCCCGTGTGGACGTTCCACGCGGCGGACGACGGCACGGTGCACGTGAGCTACACGGACGCCGCGGTGAACGGCCTCAACGGCTGCTCACCCGCGCCGGACCCGGCGCCGCGCTACACGCGCCCCGCCACGGGGAACCATTGGATCATCGGCTCGGGCGCGTCGCCGACGCAGCCGCCGGCCAACAACATCTATCACTGGATGCTCTCGCACCGTCGCGTCAGCACGCCGCCGCCCGTCACCCAGCGCACGCTCACGCCGAGGACGACCACGGTGCCCAAGCTCTGGAATGCACAGTTGGGCTACTACGAGTCGCTGCCGCGCGGGTATGACGCCAACCCGAGCCGCCAGTGGCCGCTGCTCGTCTTCCTCCATGGCATGGGGGAGCGTGGCAACGGCACGACGGAGCTGTCCAGGGTGCTGCGGCATGGCGTGCCCGCGCAGATCAACGCGGGGCATCCGCTGGAGTTCACTGTCAACGGGGTGACCGAGTCCTTCGTGGTGCTCGCGCCCCAGCTCGGCGAGAGCGGCTCGAGTTGGCATCCCTATCTGGTCGAGCGCCTGCTCGACGTCGCGCAGACGAGCTACCGCATCAACCCCAAGCGCGTGTACCTGACGGGCGTGTCGCTGGGCGGCTTCGGCACGACGGCCTTCGTGGAGCTCTCCCTCGCGAACGCCCAGCGCATCGCGGCCATCGCGCCCACGGATGGCGCCCACTATGGCGGCATCGTCTGGACGCCGGACCTGGACAACGTGACGACCAACGCCTGCTATCTCGCGCAGGCCGACGTGAAGGTCTGGCAGTTCTACGGGAAGAACGACGGAGATTGGGCGTGGACGGCCTCGGACTTCGTCACGCGTCTGAACGCCTGCGCGCCCCCGTCACCGACGTTGGTGACTCGCTACGATGACCTGGGGCATGCGGCCTACACCCGGGCCTATTACACGGACCACACGTATCACTCCCCGAACCTCTACGAGTGGCTGCTCGCGCAGCAGCGCCCGTAG